The Nocardia vinacea genome contains the following window.
CGGTCGCCGACCTGGCGCACCGCGTCCTGCTTCGAGGCCCTGTTGCCCGATCCGAACGCGGCACCGGCGAGACCGAGGTCGGCGCAGACCGGATCGCGATCGGCGCCGCCCACCGCGATCAGGTGGCGGCGATCCGGCAGGCCCTAACCGCCCGCGGCATCGCCGATATCTGTGTGAACACAGCAAATCGGTTGCAGGGCAGCGAGTACGACCTGGTCCTGGTGTTGCACCCGCTGTCCGGACGCCGTGATGCCACCGCATTCCACCTCGAATCGGGGCGGCTGTGCGTGCTGACCTCCCGTCACCGGCACGCCTGCATCGTCGTCGCCCGCGCCGGCATTCAACGACTGCTCGATGCCCATCCGCCCACCGAACCGATGCACTTGGGGGTCCCCGCGAAATTCCCGGACGGCTGGGAAGCGAACCAATCCATGCTCACCCATCTACAGAACCATCGAATATCGGCCACATAACACCGAATTCATCTACATATCAATATTTCGATCAGGCGTACCGAAAGGCACGCTTCCTCTCCTGCGCCCGGAAGAAGATCATGAGAATCCTCCACACCTCCGATTGGCATCTCGGCAAGATGCTGTATCAGCGATCCCGCGCCGAAGACCACATTGCTGTCCTCCACGAAATAATCGATATCGCCCGAACACACAAGCCTCACCTGATAATTCATTCCGGCGACCTGTTCGATCATCGCCGGCCGTCCTACCACGACGAAGGCATCGCGATAGACGTCCTGCAGGAACTCGCTGCGATCGCCCCCATCGTAGTGCTTCGTGGCAACCACGACTCGCCTCACTGGTTCCGCCATTTCGCCCGAGCGTTCGGGCCTCGCAGCGGAATTCACCTTATCGACAGTCGGCGTGACCCGAACGACGGTGGAATACTCCGCTTCGACGGCCCCGGCGACACGACCCTGCGACTTGGAGTGCTCCCGTTCGTCGATATCGCTACCCAGACCAACGTATACGACAATCCCGACCAGTGGTATTCGTCCTACGCCCGGGCTGTGGGCGAATTCGAACGAGAACTCGCCGCGGAACTGGTGCGCGATCTGGACACCAGCCGGGAGATCGCCGTGTTCACCGCACACGAATACGTGCGAGGCGCTGAACTCAGCGGGACCGAACGAGCAATGCACGTCGATGACAAGTACGCCACCGATCCCGCGGACCTGCCCGCGGTCTCCTACGCCGCGCTCGGACACATCCACAAACCCCAACAGCTCCGCATCAGCGGCGTCACCGCCTGTTACGCCGGATCCCCACTGCAGCTGGACTTCGGCGAAGCGGGCGAGCAGAAGAGCGTCGTCATCGCCGATCTGCACCCAGGCCAACCCGCCGAGATCACCACCGTGGCGCTCCGAAGCGCGCGGCAGCTGCGGATCTTCGAAGGCACCCTCGACAAACTACGGGCAAACGCATCGACCTTCGGGCGGGACCTGTGCCTGTTCAAAATCCACACCCCGACAAACGATCCCACGCTCGCCGAGCAGGTCAGCGCGATCGTCCCCGACGCGGAGATCGTAGGAGTACGACCGATATTCGGGGATGAACCGGAAATCATCACCGCTGACATCGTTGGTGCTGAGGCCGACTCGGATCTGCGGACACTGTTCGCCGAATTCCTGTCCACCCAGACCGGGCCCAAGGCGGACCCACAGATTCTGCACAAACAGTTCGACCGCA
Protein-coding sequences here:
- a CDS encoding exonuclease subunit SbcD, giving the protein MLYQRSRAEDHIAVLHEIIDIARTHKPHLIIHSGDLFDHRRPSYHDEGIAIDVLQELAAIAPIVVLRGNHDSPHWFRHFARAFGPRSGIHLIDSRRDPNDGGILRFDGPGDTTLRLGVLPFVDIATQTNVYDNPDQWYSSYARAVGEFERELAAELVRDLDTSREIAVFTAHEYVRGAELSGTERAMHVDDKYATDPADLPAVSYAALGHIHKPQQLRISGVTACYAGSPLQLDFGEAGEQKSVVIADLHPGQPAEITTVALRSARQLRIFEGTLDKLRANASTFGRDLCLFKIHTPTNDPTLAEQVSAIVPDAEIVGVRPIFGDEPEIITADIVGAEADSDLRTLFAEFLSTQTGPKADPQILHKQFDRILTCFEDEVAFTLPDIEALLAEPDDTTDLEENQR